Proteins encoded together in one Lathyrus oleraceus cultivar Zhongwan6 chromosome 5, CAAS_Psat_ZW6_1.0, whole genome shotgun sequence window:
- the LOC127078640 gene encoding uncharacterized protein LOC127078640 has protein sequence MVMAWITNSVEPDIAQSILWMDTASEIWTELHDRYHQGDIFRISDIQEQLFNLKQGDLTITQFFTNLKKLWQELDNFRLIPTCTCAIKCSCTLLPTIKSYRETDYVIRFLKGLNEQYAPVRSQIMLINPLPPINKVFSMLIQQERQMIAPIEEDKLLANFAKTQHRSSSTDNNPRNSAVGRGKSLKMCTFCNKSGHTVEVCFKKHGLPPYLKKPQVNNASAYTENPNNN, from the coding sequence ATGGTCATGGCTTGGATTACCAACTCTGTTGAACCAGACATTGCTCAGAGCATTTTGTGGATGGATACTGCATCTGAGATTTGGACGGAGCTTCATGATCGATACCACCAAGGCGACATCTTCCGCATATCTGATATTCAAGAACAACTCTTCAATCTCAAACAAGGCGACCTAACCATCACTCAATTCTTCACCAATCTCAAAAAGCTATGGCAGGAGCTTGACAATTTCAGACTTATCCCTACTTGCACTTGCGCTATCAAATGTTCTTGCACCCTTCTTCCCACTATCAAATCTTACCGTGAAACTGATTACGTGATTCGATTCTTGAAGGGATTAAACGAGCAATATGCTCCAGTTCGATCCCAAATAATGCTTATCAATCCTTTACCACCTATTAACAAAGTTTTTTCTATGCTAATACAACAGGAACGACAGATGATTGCACCTATTGAAGAAGATAAACTTCTTGCCAATTTTGCCAAGACACAACACCGATCCTCTAGCACTGATAACAATCCCAGAAATTCTGCAGTTGGGCGTGGTAAAAGCCTCAAGATGTGCACTTTTTGCAACAAATCCGGACACACAGTTGAGGTTTGCTTCAAGAAACATGGTCTTCCACCATATCTCAAGAAACCTCAGGTCAACAATGCTTCAGCATACACTGAGAACCCTAACAACAATTAA
- the LOC127084148 gene encoding uncharacterized protein LOC127084148 encodes MPLPSAVSALKSFSSTITAQSSFPPKRSIPLSHSHILSRRNISLLSFFSISAPASAIDIGISGPKDWLKEQKKKSSKFLLAPVDASRETLRSVYLFLTETDAAFTDEDLQKFQQLFRSAARDCVPQDRNSFVAFQANTGVEVCTFRLVVKNAASLLGKKDPVKLEAEALLDNLIRSFTYISGMASETNIDLASDRRKIADAISDTITCLDKFEQGIRDCLEI; translated from the exons ATGCCGTTACCATCCGCAGTTTCCGCTCTCAAATCTTTCTCATCCACCATTACCGCCCAATCTTCCTTCCCTCCAAAACGCAGCATTCCCCTCTCCCATTCTCATATTCTCTCCCGCAGAAATATATCCTTACTTTCTTTCTTCTCTATCTCTGCACCTGCCTCCGCCATTGACATCGGCATCT CAGGACCAAAGGATTGGCTGAAAGAGCAAAAGAAAAAATCCTCAAAGTTTCTTCTAGCTCCCGTTGATGCTTCCCGCGAAACTCTTCGCTCTGTATATCTTTTTCTCA CGGAAACTGATGCTGCTTTTACCGATGAGGATTTGCAGAAATTTCAGCAGCTATTCAGATCTGCTGCCAGGGATTGTGTCCCACAGGACCGGAATTCTTTCGTAGCTTTCCAAGCTAACACCGGTGTTGAG GTGTGCACATTTCGGTTGGTTGTGAAGAATGCAGCCTCCTTACTTGGAAAGAAGGATCCTGTAAAGTTAGAGGCGGAAGCTTTGCTAGATAATCTTATAAG ATCTTTCACATATATCAGTGGGATGGCAAGTGAAACCAACATTGATCTTGCATCAGATAG GAGAAAGATAGCAGATGCCATATCGGATACAATAACGTGTCTCGACAAATTTGAGCAAGGAATTAGGGATTGTCTTGAAATCTGA
- the LOC127084147 gene encoding uncharacterized protein LOC127084147: MSDQVNGLQHNQEWPELQLPDLLHSSETLRQVHATIEKEWDFLQRSACQTAAGRAMWKHVIHDPLAALLAGENYLRNLHEKMMKDRLNNAHETSGVILAVRTLWFDSRLEDFLNSPNGREAQVVLLGAGMDTRAYRLNCLKDSDVFEVDFAEVLEVKTTILQAAKESTFDSQHSMSKAKSLTRVAADIRENDWMEKLQIAGFLPQKSTVWILEGILYYLAQSNAMQLLRILASNCVLTHTVILADFMNKSSTTLSNSVFQFYSDWPDQLLPSIGFTQVKLAQIGDPDAHFGLLNDPLNLFNKLRSLPRSLQTNPDDGAPCCRLYLVEASGSPDQNSAHNKESVIQS, encoded by the exons ATGTCTGATCAAGTAAATGGCTTGCAACATAACCAAGAATGGCCAGAGCTACAGCTTCCAGACTTGTTACATAGTAGTGAGACTCTTCGACAAGTTCATGCAACAATTGAAAAGGAATGGGATTTCCTTCAACGGTCAGCTTGTCAAACGGCGGCTGGAAGGGCTATGTGGAAGCATGTGATCCATGATCCACTTGCTGCTTTACTGGCAGGGGAGAATTATTTGAGAAACCTTCATGAAAAGATGATGAAAGACCGTCTCAACAATGCTCATGAAACTTCTGGAGTGATCCTTGCAGTTCGAACCCTTTGGTTTGATTCTAGACTTGAAGATTTTCTCAACTCCCCTAATGGCAGAGAAGCACAGGTTGTTCTCCTAGGTGCAG GAATGGACACAAGAGCATATCGTTTGAATTGCTTAAAGGACAGTGATGTCTTTGAGGTTGATTTTGCAGAAGTCTTGGAGGTGAAAACCACTATTCTGCAAGCAGCTAAGGAATCCACATTCGATTCGCAACATAGTATGTCCAAAGCAAAATCATTAACTAGAGTAGCAGCAGACATAAGAGAAAATGATTGGATGGAAAAGCTTCAGATTGCAGGTTTCTTGCCACAAAAGAGCACAGTTTGGATTCTAGAAGGTATCTTGTACTACCTCGCCCAATCCAACGCCATGCAACTGCTGAGGATTTTAGCTAGCAATTGTGTCTTAACCCACACAGTCATCTTAGCAGACTTCATGAATAAGTCGTCGACCACACTATCCAATTCAGTATTCCAATTTTACAGTGATTGGCCGGACCAACTTTTACCATCTATTGGCTTCACTCAGGTAAAACTTGCACAAATTGGAGACCCAGATGCTCATTTTGGCCTCTTGAATGATCCGTTAAATCTCTTCAACAAGCTCCGCAGCTTGCCTAGGTCATTACAAACCAATCCAGACGACGGAGCACCCTGCTGTCGCTTGTACTTGGTGGAAGCTTCTGGTTCACCCGATCAAAATTCTGCGCATAATAAGGAGTCGGTCATTCAGTCTTGA